In Dolichospermum flos-aquae CCAP 1403/13F, the following proteins share a genomic window:
- the ilvD gene encoding dihydroxy-acid dehydratase gives MSENLRSKAITQGVQRSPNRAMLRAVGFEDADFNKAIVGVANAYSTITPCNMGINELAQRAQTAIKTAGAMPQVFGTITISDGISMGTEGMKYSLVSREVIADSIETVCTGQSMDGVLAIGGCDKNMPGAMLAMARMNIPAIFVYGGTIKPGHYEGKDLTVVSSFEAVGQYSAGKIDENELLAVERGACPGAGSCGGMFTANTMSSAFEAMGMSLPYSSTMAAEDPEKADSTEKSAVVLVEAIRKQILPRQIITRKSIENAISVIMAVGGSTNAVLHFLAIARAAGVELILDDFETIRGRVPVICDLKPSGRYVATDLHKAGGIPQVMKMLLAHGLLHGDCITISGQTVAEVLADIPAEPRTDQDVIRPWHNPMYAQGHLAILKGNLAIEGSVAKITGVKKPVITGPARVFESEESCLEAILAKKIQAGDVIVIRYEGPKGGPGMREMLAPTSAIIGAGLGDSVGLITDGRFSGGTYGMVVGHVAPEAAVGGNIALVVEGDSITIDANARLLQLNVSEAELATRRANWQPLPPRYTKGVLAKYAKLVASSSVGAVTDLDLFAN, from the coding sequence ATGTCAGAAAATCTTAGAAGTAAAGCTATCACACAAGGGGTACAAAGATCGCCTAATCGCGCCATGCTTAGGGCTGTAGGTTTTGAAGATGCAGATTTTAACAAAGCCATTGTCGGTGTAGCCAATGCCTATAGCACCATTACCCCCTGTAACATGGGGATAAACGAACTGGCACAAAGGGCGCAAACCGCGATTAAAACCGCTGGTGCAATGCCCCAAGTTTTCGGGACAATTACCATTAGTGACGGCATTTCCATGGGAACAGAAGGGATGAAATACTCCCTCGTTTCACGGGAAGTTATCGCTGATTCCATAGAAACAGTCTGTACTGGGCAAAGTATGGACGGTGTATTAGCAATTGGTGGCTGTGATAAAAATATGCCAGGGGCAATGTTAGCCATGGCGCGGATGAATATCCCTGCTATCTTTGTTTACGGTGGTACAATCAAACCCGGACACTATGAGGGTAAAGATTTAACTGTTGTCAGTTCCTTTGAAGCCGTTGGTCAATACAGTGCTGGTAAAATTGACGAAAATGAACTGTTAGCAGTTGAACGCGGTGCTTGCCCCGGTGCGGGTTCATGTGGAGGGATGTTTACAGCCAATACCATGTCTTCAGCTTTTGAAGCAATGGGCATGAGTTTACCCTACTCCTCCACCATGGCTGCTGAAGATCCAGAAAAAGCCGACAGCACCGAAAAATCAGCCGTTGTCCTCGTTGAAGCTATACGAAAACAAATATTACCTCGGCAAATTATCACCCGCAAATCCATAGAAAACGCCATTTCCGTGATTATGGCTGTGGGTGGTTCTACCAATGCAGTATTACATTTTCTAGCGATCGCCCGCGCTGCTGGTGTTGAACTAATTTTAGACGACTTTGAAACCATTCGCGGTCGTGTTCCCGTCATCTGTGATTTAAAACCCAGTGGTAGATATGTAGCCACCGACCTACACAAAGCCGGCGGTATTCCCCAAGTCATGAAAATGCTATTAGCCCATGGCTTGCTGCATGGTGATTGTATCACCATTTCCGGGCAAACAGTCGCCGAAGTCTTAGCAGATATCCCCGCAGAACCACGGACGGACCAAGACGTAATTCGTCCTTGGCATAACCCCATGTATGCCCAAGGACACTTAGCCATTCTCAAAGGCAACCTGGCCATAGAAGGGTCAGTAGCCAAAATTACCGGAGTCAAAAAGCCTGTAATTACAGGACCCGCGAGAGTATTTGAATCGGAAGAATCCTGTTTAGAGGCAATTCTCGCCAAAAAAATCCAAGCTGGGGATGTTATAGTTATCCGCTACGAAGGACCAAAAGGCGGACCCGGTATGAGAGAAATGTTAGCCCCCACCTCCGCTATTATTGGGGCTGGTTTAGGTGACTCTGTAGGCTTAATTACCGACGGACGCTTCTCCGGTGGTACTTACGGCATGGTAGTCGGTCACGTTGCCCCAGAAGCGGCTGTAGGTGGTAACATCGCCTTAGTAGTAGAAGGTGATAGCATTACCATAGATGCCAATGCCCGGTTGTTGCAACTGAATGTATCAGAGGCAGAATTAGCTACTCGTCGCGCAAATTGGCAACCACTTCCACCCAGATATACCAAAGGGGTACTGGCAAAATATGCCAAACTTGTAGCTTCCAGTAGTGTGGGTGCAGTAACAGATTTGGACTTATTTGCTAATTAG
- a CDS encoding NAD(P)/FAD-dependent oxidoreductase: MKTYDWIIIGAGITGAALAYELTKIGFSVLLLEQYQTPQNATCYSYGGISFWSATTAITKQLSTEGLTRHRILSEELNADTQFRELDLLMTISVDINPEIMAKSYQDVVIPPHLISIQEACELEPFLNPEAISGALTVKHGHVHPEKTTQAYIQAMVNLGGEIQFGEFRELVTTSTKKCTGVKTNTNTFQSDNVVICAGGITRKLLKSMGIAAKIYFSHAEIIEIPSTDIQLHSLVSPANLQRFQQEAESTQIDELWDNPNHEILSPILDAGVVQFLDGSLRIGQISRVLTNPQAAINSTASEQWLRESITNILPSLGNLPGTWHHCLVAFTQDKLPLIGAISEFSGLHIFSGFSSPFLFVPPLAVRFANFVSGQKDEIIKQMSPDR, translated from the coding sequence ATGAAAACTTACGACTGGATTATTATTGGTGCGGGAATTACTGGGGCTGCACTTGCTTATGAATTAACAAAAATTGGATTTTCTGTACTTTTGTTGGAACAATACCAAACACCCCAAAATGCTACCTGTTATAGTTATGGTGGCATTAGTTTTTGGTCAGCAACAACAGCAATTACAAAACAATTATCTACAGAAGGGTTAACCCGTCATCGGATATTATCAGAAGAATTAAATGCAGATACTCAATTTCGGGAATTAGATTTATTAATGACTATTTCCGTAGATATTAATCCCGAAATAATGGCTAAATCTTATCAAGATGTTGTTATTCCTCCGCATTTAATTAGTATTCAAGAAGCTTGTGAATTAGAACCTTTTTTAAACCCCGAAGCTATATCTGGTGCATTAACTGTTAAACATGGTCATGTTCACCCAGAAAAAACTACCCAAGCTTACATTCAAGCAATGGTAAATTTAGGAGGAGAAATCCAATTTGGGGAATTTAGAGAATTAGTAACTACTTCTACGAAAAAATGTACAGGTGTGAAAACAAATACTAATACTTTTCAAAGTGATAATGTTGTGATTTGTGCTGGGGGAATTACTCGTAAACTACTAAAATCAATGGGTATTGCTGCGAAAATATATTTTTCTCATGCAGAAATCATTGAAATACCATCTACAGATATTCAATTACATAGCTTAGTATCACCCGCAAATTTGCAAAGATTTCAACAAGAAGCAGAATCTACTCAAATTGATGAATTATGGGATAACCCGAATCATGAAATACTATCACCAATTTTAGATGCTGGTGTGGTGCAATTTCTGGACGGGAGTTTACGCATAGGTCAAATTAGCCGGGTTTTAACAAATCCGCAAGCGGCAATTAACTCAACAGCAAGTGAACAATGGTTACGAGAAAGTATTACGAACATATTACCAAGTTTAGGAAATTTACCAGGAACATGGCATCATTGTTTAGTGGCATTTACTCAGGATAAATTGCCTTTAATTGGTGCTATTTCTGAATTTTCAGGACTACATATATTTTCCGGTTTTAGTAGTCCTTTTCTCTTTGTACCACCTTTAGCTGTCCGGTTTGCTAATTTTGTATCTGGTCAAAAAGATGAGATAATTAAACAGATGTCTCCTGACCGTTAG
- a CDS encoding TIGR02466 family protein yields the protein MAGSRNDWFPTSVWHFSLENYQQLNPPLLETIYGEERRDSQGEKWSNILGWHSGDKLHEMDSFDNLTQIINQNVLEVATFLQWDLQKFSLKITTCWAIINRKLASNSVHNHPNSILSGVYYLKTPENCGGIFFSDPRPASQMIVPPSIEFNLWTFPKITYKAREGTMLIFPSWLLHGVEMNMSDEDRVCISFNIGIVPINR from the coding sequence ATGGCTGGTTCTAGAAATGATTGGTTTCCCACGTCTGTTTGGCATTTTTCCCTAGAAAATTATCAGCAATTAAATCCTCCACTCTTAGAAACCATCTATGGGGAAGAACGTCGGGATAGTCAGGGTGAGAAATGGTCAAATATATTAGGATGGCATAGTGGGGATAAATTGCATGAAATGGATAGTTTTGACAACCTTACACAAATCATTAATCAAAATGTCTTAGAAGTTGCCACATTTTTACAATGGGACTTACAAAAGTTTAGTCTCAAAATTACAACTTGTTGGGCAATTATTAATCGTAAACTTGCCTCCAACTCTGTACATAATCATCCCAACTCAATTTTAAGTGGAGTTTATTATCTGAAAACTCCTGAAAATTGTGGTGGCATATTTTTCTCTGATCCGCGACCAGCTTCACAAATGATCGTACCACCATCTATAGAGTTTAATCTCTGGACTTTCCCCAAAATCACTTATAAAGCTCGTGAAGGGACGATGTTAATATTTCCCAGTTGGCTGTTACATGGTGTGGAAATGAATATGAGTGATGAAGATCGGGTATGTATTAGTTTTAATATTGGCATAGTACCTATAAATAGATAA
- a CDS encoding DsbA family protein, giving the protein MFKILTHFRNLAIVSLIGLILTWSLPVQADTKINPQLEQQVLEIIRKNPEIIIKSVEIYQQQQQQNIQKSRQKFINDFQTNPQSVIGDSPTIGATKSKTVLIEFSDFECPYCAEAHQTLKDLLAKYPNKFTLVYKHFPLYQIHDQALPAATVAWAAYQQGKFWEYHDALFTNQKQLGETLYLDTAKKLNLNLTKFGNDRKLANKSIQKDLLLAQQLGLGGTPSFIMTSPNFAGPVKLTEVEEILQGK; this is encoded by the coding sequence ATGTTCAAAATTTTGACTCATTTCCGAAATTTAGCAATTGTTAGCTTGATCGGCTTGATATTAACCTGGTCACTTCCTGTCCAAGCTGATACCAAAATCAACCCCCAACTAGAACAACAAGTTTTAGAAATTATCCGCAAAAATCCCGAAATCATTATTAAATCTGTAGAAATATACCAGCAGCAACAGCAACAGAACATCCAAAAATCACGACAAAAATTTATCAATGATTTTCAAACAAATCCTCAATCCGTAATTGGTGATTCTCCCACAATTGGTGCAACCAAATCAAAAACAGTATTGATAGAATTTTCAGATTTTGAATGTCCTTATTGTGCCGAAGCCCATCAAACACTCAAAGATTTATTGGCAAAATATCCAAATAAATTCACTTTAGTTTATAAGCATTTTCCCCTTTATCAAATTCATGATCAAGCATTACCCGCAGCTACAGTAGCTTGGGCAGCATATCAACAAGGTAAGTTTTGGGAATATCATGATGCCTTGTTTACCAACCAAAAACAATTGGGTGAGACTTTATATTTAGACACTGCTAAAAAGCTCAATTTAAACCTCACAAAATTTGGCAATGATCGCAAATTAGCTAATAAATCCATCCAAAAAGACCTATTATTAGCCCAACAATTAGGATTGGGTGGCACACCATCTTTTATTATGACCAGTCCAAATTTTGCTGGACCGGTAAAACTCACAGAAGTGGAAGAAATATTGCAAGGTAAATAA
- a CDS encoding group II intron reverse transcriptase/maturase yields MVGHRDNSSESWKTLPWKKFRRNLFRLQKRVYKAVQVGDKRKAKSLQKLILKSTAARLLAIRQVSQLNAGKKTAGIDGKKSLTFKERFELNELLKASVSNWKHQGLREIPIPKKDGTMRMLKIPTIADRAYQCLIKYALEPAHEATFHARSYGFRTGRSAHDAQKILYLNLNSKANGINKRVIELDIEKCFDRINHTAIMDRLIAPYSIRQGIFRCLKAGVNPEFPEQGTPQGGVVSPLLANIALNGIESMHRYHERDCEITNKTPSYKIVEPSIRYADDMVIILRPQDDATEILDKISQFLAERGMKVSEKKTKLTAATDGFDFLGWHFKVQKNGKFRCVPSVDNYKTFRKKVKFIVNNSNYGATTKAIKLAPVVRGWRNYHRFCKMDGSRNSLYHIHNRAFRVFNKETKQNRHTCTELIGIAFPSVPYSENKHINVKGGKSPYDGDLSYWSERNSKLYNNITSKALKRQSHKCGHCGLKMLSDEKVHLHHVDGNHENWKIKNLTAIHESCHDYIHMSKRES; encoded by the coding sequence ATGGTTGGACACAGGGATAACTCTAGTGAATCTTGGAAGACGTTGCCCTGGAAGAAATTCCGGCGTAACCTATTCCGCCTACAAAAACGAGTGTACAAAGCGGTTCAAGTTGGAGACAAGCGCAAAGCAAAGTCCCTACAAAAGCTGATTCTGAAATCAACCGCAGCAAGATTACTGGCTATTCGTCAAGTATCACAGCTAAATGCTGGGAAAAAGACCGCAGGAATTGATGGCAAAAAGTCCCTTACCTTTAAGGAACGCTTTGAGCTTAATGAACTGCTAAAAGCATCCGTTAGCAACTGGAAACACCAGGGGCTAAGAGAAATACCCATCCCCAAAAAGGACGGTACTATGAGGATGTTGAAAATCCCCACTATTGCAGATAGAGCATATCAATGCCTTATCAAATACGCATTAGAACCAGCACACGAGGCAACATTCCACGCTAGGAGTTATGGGTTTAGGACGGGTCGCTCGGCACATGATGCCCAGAAAATCCTTTATCTCAATCTAAACTCCAAAGCCAACGGAATAAATAAACGAGTTATAGAACTCGATATCGAAAAATGCTTCGATAGGATAAACCACACCGCCATAATGGACAGACTCATCGCTCCTTATAGCATAAGACAAGGAATCTTTCGTTGTCTCAAAGCCGGAGTCAACCCAGAGTTTCCTGAACAAGGAACACCTCAAGGCGGGGTAGTAAGTCCACTATTAGCTAACATCGCCTTAAATGGGATTGAAAGTATGCACAGATATCATGAACGTGATTGTGAAATTACTAACAAAACCCCAAGCTACAAGATTGTCGAACCATCTATCCGCTACGCAGATGACATGGTGATAATACTTAGACCTCAAGACGATGCCACAGAAATACTTGACAAAATCAGTCAGTTCCTAGCAGAGCGGGGAATGAAAGTCAGTGAGAAAAAGACCAAGCTAACCGCCGCGACAGATGGGTTTGATTTCCTCGGCTGGCACTTCAAAGTCCAGAAAAACGGGAAGTTTAGATGCGTTCCATCAGTGGACAATTATAAAACTTTTCGCAAGAAAGTAAAATTCATCGTCAACAACTCGAATTATGGTGCTACCACTAAGGCTATAAAACTAGCCCCTGTAGTTAGAGGTTGGAGGAATTACCACCGCTTCTGCAAGATGGATGGGTCGCGTAACTCGCTATACCACATTCATAACAGAGCATTTAGGGTATTCAACAAAGAAACTAAGCAAAATCGCCATACCTGCACAGAATTGATAGGTATAGCGTTTCCATCAGTTCCTTACTCCGAAAACAAACACATCAATGTCAAAGGTGGAAAATCGCCTTATGACGGAGACTTGAGTTATTGGAGCGAGCGTAATAGTAAGCTCTATAACAATATTACCTCTAAAGCCCTTAAACGGCAAAGCCATAAATGTGGTCATTGTGGACTAAAAATGCTCAGTGATGAAAAGGTACATTTGCACCATGTAGATGGAAACCACGAAAACTGGAAAATAAAGAACCTTACAGCAATTCACGAAAGCTGCCACGATTACATACACATGAGCAAACGCGAAAGCTAA
- a CDS encoding pentapeptide repeat-containing protein, giving the protein MNSKIFLTSVFLLSMSLSGAVQAASYEDIRQLLANKQCPKCLLGNAGLVMADLAGANLNGANLAGANLSRANLAGADLRGANLSGASLFGVNLSEAKLSGANLSGADLRDTYLMNAELKGANITGTNFQGAVGIPLQIAKSEDFYAWGVAAAEKGNLKPAIDYFSQAIALKPDYAGAYLARGVASYQSLDRKNALEDAQKAIELFEKEKNSEGTQTAKAFILELKTPYTETVNTGKPSFIDFAGSLGSVLLQFLPF; this is encoded by the coding sequence ATGAACAGTAAAATTTTCCTAACATCTGTATTTTTACTTAGTATGAGCTTATCAGGTGCAGTGCAAGCTGCAAGTTATGAGGATATTAGACAGTTATTGGCAAATAAACAATGTCCAAAATGTCTTCTTGGTAACGCTGGATTAGTAATGGCTGATTTAGCTGGGGCAAATTTAAACGGTGCAAATCTTGCGGGTGCGAATTTAAGTCGGGCAAATTTGGCTGGTGCGGATTTGCGGGGTGCGAATTTAAGCGGTGCGAGTTTATTTGGTGTAAATTTAAGTGAGGCTAAACTTAGTGGTGCAAATTTAAGCGGTGCTGATTTAAGAGATACTTATTTAATGAATGCTGAATTGAAAGGTGCGAATATTACAGGTACAAATTTTCAAGGTGCGGTAGGAATACCTTTGCAAATTGCTAAATCAGAAGATTTTTATGCTTGGGGTGTAGCAGCAGCAGAAAAGGGGAATCTTAAACCAGCTATTGATTATTTTAGCCAAGCGATCGCACTTAAACCAGACTATGCTGGGGCATATTTAGCCCGTGGTGTCGCTAGTTACCAAAGTTTAGATAGAAAAAACGCTTTAGAAGATGCCCAAAAAGCAATAGAACTATTTGAAAAAGAAAAGAATAGTGAAGGAACACAAACAGCCAAAGCATTTATTTTAGAATTAAAAACCCCTTACACAGAAACAGTGAATACAGGTAAACCCAGCTTTATCGATTTTGCGGGTAGTCTAGGTTCAGTCTTATTACAATTTTTGCCCTTCTAA
- a CDS encoding RNA methyltransferase, protein MIESFNIQPSCHNVIIVLVEPAGPLNIGSVARVMKNFGLSKLILVNPQCDRTSSDAIKMAVRGKDILESAIIVDTLPAALQGCVRAIATMGRDYSGEIPLETPRTALPWLLAAAEKPVALIFGREDRGLTNEELNYAHKLVFIPTNPEYPSLNLATAVSICCYELSQSTELFIDENIPVSEIAPLDAIEAYYQQLESLLLSIGYLYPHTAASRMEKFRYLYNRAYPQTAEVRMLRGILRQIEWAINRQKPEKRDLL, encoded by the coding sequence ATGATAGAAAGTTTTAATATACAACCCAGTTGCCATAACGTAATTATCGTATTAGTAGAACCAGCCGGACCATTGAATATAGGTTCAGTGGCCAGAGTTATGAAAAATTTTGGCTTATCTAAATTAATATTAGTCAATCCTCAATGCGATCGCACATCCTCGGATGCTATAAAAATGGCAGTTCGTGGCAAAGACATTTTAGAATCTGCGATCATAGTAGATACATTACCAGCAGCATTACAGGGCTGTGTCCGTGCCATTGCAACCATGGGACGGGACTACAGTGGAGAAATTCCTCTAGAAACCCCTCGCACCGCTTTACCCTGGTTATTAGCAGCAGCAGAAAAGCCTGTAGCTTTAATTTTTGGCAGGGAAGATAGGGGATTAACTAATGAAGAATTAAATTATGCCCATAAATTAGTTTTTATTCCCACTAATCCAGAATATCCATCTTTGAATTTAGCTACTGCGGTTTCTATTTGTTGTTATGAATTGTCACAATCTACAGAATTATTTATAGATGAGAATATACCTGTTTCAGAAATTGCCCCGTTAGATGCGATAGAAGCATACTATCAACAATTGGAATCTTTATTGCTGTCTATTGGTTATCTTTATCCTCATACCGCAGCTAGTCGCATGGAAAAATTCCGCTACCTGTATAATCGTGCTTATCCACAAACTGCGGAAGTGAGAATGTTAAGGGGGATTTTACGACAGATAGAATGGGCAATTAACAGGCAAAAACCTGAAAAACGTGATTTATTATAG
- a CDS encoding calcium-binding protein, translating to MANTPFDTTQPSQVKGLNGYTVDPIFTVGDKIGNYVAPGILDGIGAYSLNDTTVRVLVVNEVAATDGYKYTLKNGTQLPGARVNYFDVDKRTLQIVNAGLAHDTIINRKGEVVDAATDLEFGGIQRFCSAALFEANQFGAGIGLADRIFFSGEETYGGTQFALDTKTNVLYTLPWFGRAAWENVTELNTGRTDKVAFLIGDDRGPAPLILYIGDKNAKNDGSFLDRNGLGQGKLYVWVADDPSNATDPIEADPREFKGTNNSTVGKFVEIKYYDPALANTAVDGQDSDTSIQNELGYDAQGFATQAQQDKLAADVKAFLFSRPEDVSTNPKDGTQVVLASTGRETIFDGVDTYGTTYKIDIDFNNINTGDISAKIDILFDGNLTKDASLRNPDNLDWADDGKIYFNEDRAATAAIFAGTSKEEASIWRIDPSVANPSSTLTRIGQIDRSAVPSGQTDPSPTDIGNWETSGILDVSTLFGNAPGTQFIFDVQAHSLRDGTIITATNIDGNGDGTRTRQENLVEGGQLSFLIAPNANLIQDTQFHAGTPNADTIVAKQTPGFGGINDVVFSGAGNDEIDSAAAGALAGNNIIDAGSGGDTVFLANGDRAFGSDGNDTFFGDEASNFRASGGAGNDLFFLGNGSNGRALGGDGNDTFEIGLGGGHTLSGGAGADQFWIVFGELTKATNTILDFQIGTDVIGISGAKSLGITTANLTLTQVGADTAVIFGGQTLATLTGIQASALSVANPNQFVLV from the coding sequence ATGGCTAACACACCATTCGATACAACCCAACCGTCTCAAGTAAAAGGATTAAATGGTTACACCGTTGACCCTATTTTTACAGTTGGTGACAAAATTGGGAACTATGTTGCTCCTGGGATTCTTGACGGTATTGGCGCTTACTCACTCAACGATACAACTGTTCGTGTATTAGTTGTTAATGAGGTAGCGGCTACTGATGGTTATAAGTACACCCTGAAAAACGGTACTCAACTCCCCGGTGCAAGAGTTAACTATTTCGATGTTGACAAGCGGACATTGCAAATTGTCAATGCTGGATTAGCCCATGACACCATCATCAACCGCAAGGGTGAAGTTGTTGATGCTGCTACTGATTTAGAATTTGGTGGTATTCAACGTTTTTGTTCCGCTGCTTTGTTTGAAGCCAACCAGTTTGGTGCGGGTATTGGTTTAGCTGATCGTATTTTCTTCTCTGGTGAAGAAACCTATGGTGGGACACAATTTGCTTTAGATACCAAAACCAATGTCTTATATACTCTTCCTTGGTTTGGTCGGGCTGCATGGGAAAACGTCACTGAGTTGAACACAGGCCGCACTGACAAAGTTGCTTTTTTAATTGGTGATGATCGCGGACCTGCACCTCTGATTCTCTATATTGGTGACAAAAATGCCAAGAATGATGGTAGTTTCTTAGACCGGAATGGACTTGGACAAGGTAAGCTCTATGTTTGGGTTGCTGATGACCCCAGTAATGCTACTGATCCGATCGAAGCTGATCCTAGAGAATTCAAAGGTACAAACAACTCTACCGTTGGTAAGTTTGTAGAGATCAAATATTATGACCCTGCTCTTGCTAATACTGCTGTTGATGGACAAGACTCAGATACAAGCATTCAAAATGAACTTGGTTATGATGCTCAAGGCTTTGCCACCCAAGCACAGCAAGATAAATTAGCCGCAGATGTCAAAGCATTCTTGTTTTCTCGTCCTGAAGATGTATCTACCAACCCTAAAGACGGTACACAAGTAGTCCTAGCTTCCACAGGACGTGAAACTATATTTGATGGTGTAGATACCTATGGAACGACCTATAAGATTGATATTGACTTCAATAATATCAATACTGGTGACATCTCAGCCAAAATAGACATTCTCTTTGATGGTAACTTAACCAAAGATGCCAGTCTCCGTAACCCTGATAACCTTGACTGGGCTGATGATGGCAAAATCTACTTTAACGAAGATCGGGCAGCTACAGCAGCTATTTTTGCGGGAACATCGAAGGAAGAAGCATCTATTTGGAGAATTGATCCTTCAGTTGCTAACCCTTCTTCAACCCTGACCCGAATTGGTCAAATAGATCGGTCTGCTGTCCCTTCTGGTCAAACTGACCCTAGCCCAACTGATATCGGTAACTGGGAAACCTCAGGTATCCTGGATGTTTCTACTCTGTTTGGTAATGCTCCTGGTACACAGTTTATCTTTGATGTTCAGGCTCATAGCCTTCGTGATGGCACAATTATCACTGCAACCAATATTGATGGCAACGGTGATGGTACAAGAACTAGACAAGAAAACCTGGTAGAAGGTGGTCAGTTATCGTTCTTAATCGCGCCTAATGCCAATTTGATTCAGGATACACAATTCCATGCTGGTACACCTAATGCCGATACAATTGTAGCCAAGCAAACTCCTGGCTTTGGTGGTATTAATGATGTCGTGTTTAGTGGTGCTGGTAATGATGAGATTGATAGTGCGGCTGCGGGCGCTCTTGCCGGCAATAACATTATTGATGCTGGTAGTGGTGGTGATACCGTGTTTTTAGCCAATGGCGATCGCGCTTTTGGTAGTGATGGCAATGACACATTCTTTGGAGATGAAGCCAGTAATTTCCGTGCCTCTGGTGGCGCTGGTAATGATCTGTTCTTCCTGGGTAATGGTTCTAATGGTCGTGCCTTGGGTGGTGATGGTAATGATACCTTTGAAATTGGTCTTGGTGGTGGTCACACCCTATCTGGTGGTGCTGGCGCTGACCAATTTTGGATTGTTTTTGGTGAATTAACCAAAGCTACTAACACCATTCTAGATTTCCAAATTGGTACTGATGTAATTGGTATTTCTGGCGCTAAGAGCTTAGGCATCACTACCGCCAATCTAACTTTGACTCAAGTTGGTGCTGATACTGCGGTTATCTTTGGTGGTCAAACTTTAGCCACTTTAACTGGTATTCAAGCGAGCGCTTTGAGTGTGGCTAATCCTAATCAGTTTGTCCTGGTTTAA
- a CDS encoding DMT family transporter, translating to MLISWLYLIAAIIFEVSGTTCMKLSEEFTKIIPSIFIFVFYGLCLTFLTLSLRTIPVSIVYSIWAGFGTLIIATISVIWFHESFTLVKIISMSFIIIGIIGLNLAE from the coding sequence ATGTTAATCAGTTGGCTTTATCTGATAGCAGCAATTATTTTTGAAGTTTCTGGTACAACTTGTATGAAACTGTCAGAAGAATTTACCAAAATTATCCCCTCAATTTTTATTTTTGTATTTTATGGACTTTGCTTAACGTTTTTAACTCTTTCTCTCAGGACAATTCCGGTGAGTATAGTTTATTCTATTTGGGCAGGTTTTGGTACTCTGATAATTGCTACGATTAGCGTGATTTGGTTTCATGAGTCTTTTACGCTGGTAAAAATTATCTCTATGTCTTTTATAATTATCGGTATTATTGGTTTAAATTTGGCTGAGTAA